Proteins from a single region of Chitinibacter bivalviorum:
- a CDS encoding ABC transporter substrate-binding protein, giving the protein MQAFKLSARGAVLAALLVAGAAQAGTVTIESWRVDDKTLWEEVLIPAFQKKNPGIQVKFAPTAPTEYDSSLTARLTGGTAGDLITCRPFDKSLDLFKKGQLEKLDGKAGMENFPASAKVAWQTDDGKDTYCMPMASVIHGFFYNKKIFKDLNLKEPKTQAEFFAVLEALKKGGKTPIALGTADQWESNQIVFTNIGPNYWKGEEGRKALIAGKAKFTDPQFVAAWDQISKWTPYLSKGASAQTYADSQNLFAMGKAGIYPAGSWDIAYFNQQGLDFGAFPPPVAKAGDKCQISDHTDIGMGVNPKAKNKADAYKFLTWLGSQEFADLYTNKVTGFFSLSNHLISVKDPVAKQMIDWRKTCGSTIRLNAQIMNRGEPAMENELWNVSSQVLNGKMAPKDAAAQIQTGFAKWYKPQQK; this is encoded by the coding sequence ATGCAAGCATTTAAATTATCAGCGCGCGGCGCAGTTTTAGCCGCTTTACTTGTCGCAGGCGCAGCCCAAGCGGGCACTGTAACGATTGAATCTTGGCGCGTTGACGATAAAACGCTGTGGGAAGAAGTCTTGATCCCTGCGTTCCAAAAGAAAAACCCCGGCATTCAGGTTAAATTCGCGCCAACGGCACCGACAGAATACGATTCATCACTGACCGCGCGTTTAACTGGCGGCACTGCGGGTGATCTGATTACTTGCCGCCCATTTGATAAATCACTCGATTTATTCAAAAAAGGCCAGCTCGAAAAACTCGACGGCAAAGCGGGCATGGAAAACTTCCCTGCTTCTGCCAAAGTAGCTTGGCAAACCGATGATGGCAAAGACACTTACTGTATGCCAATGGCTTCGGTGATCCACGGTTTCTTCTACAACAAAAAGATTTTCAAAGATTTGAACCTGAAAGAGCCAAAAACTCAGGCTGAATTCTTTGCGGTATTGGAAGCATTGAAAAAAGGCGGCAAAACGCCAATCGCCTTGGGCACTGCTGATCAATGGGAATCGAATCAGATCGTTTTCACCAATATCGGCCCTAACTACTGGAAAGGCGAAGAAGGCCGCAAAGCTTTGATCGCGGGTAAAGCCAAATTTACCGATCCACAATTTGTAGCGGCTTGGGATCAAATAAGCAAATGGACGCCTTATTTGAGCAAAGGCGCGTCAGCACAAACTTATGCTGATAGCCAAAACTTGTTCGCGATGGGCAAAGCCGGTATCTACCCAGCGGGCTCGTGGGATATCGCTTACTTTAACCAGCAAGGTTTGGATTTCGGCGCATTCCCACCACCCGTGGCCAAAGCGGGTGACAAATGCCAGATTTCGGATCACACCGACATCGGTATGGGCGTAAATCCAAAAGCGAAAAACAAAGCGGACGCGTATAAATTCCTGACTTGGTTGGGCTCACAAGAGTTTGCTGACCTCTACACCAACAAAGTGACCGGCTTCTTCTCACTCTCGAATCACCTGATCAGCGTAAAAGACCCAGTGGCCAAGCAAATGATCGACTGGCGCAAAACCTGCGGTTCAACAATTCGCCTGAATGCGCAAATCATGAACCGTGGCGAGCCAGCGATGGAAAACGAGTTGTGGAATGTGAGCTCGCAGGTCTTGAACGGCAAAATGGCACCCAAAGACGCAGCAGCACAAATCCAGACTGGTTTTGCTAAATGGTACAAACCGCAGCAAAAATAA